A window from Neoarius graeffei isolate fNeoGra1 chromosome 14, fNeoGra1.pri, whole genome shotgun sequence encodes these proteins:
- the si:ch73-256g18.2 gene encoding small integral membrane protein 36, translating into MGFMELYLEIDPVTLNLIILIASYVILLLVFLISCVLYDCRGKDPTKEYDSEPLAPQQQAPVQLVANSPPSAQYNKKNNSGVNSYVPPTPDTQQKRSTLV; encoded by the coding sequence ATGGGTTTTATGGAATTATACCTGGAGATTGACCCAGTCACTTTAAACCTCATTATTCTCATTGCTAGCTACGTGATCCTGctcctggtcttcctcatctcttGCGTCCTCTACGACTGCCGAGGCAAAGACCCCACTAAGGAGTATGATTCAGAGCCTCTGGCCCCACAGCAGCAGGCTCCTGTTCAGCTTGTGGCGAACTCTCCACCATCTGCCCAGTATAACAAGAAAAACAACAGTGGCGTCAACAGCTATGTGCCACCCACCCCTGATACACAACAGAAGAGGAGCACACTGGTATAA
- the LOC132897797 gene encoding transmembrane protein 100-like, with protein MSAECAARTNSILDQHLELTNITGGTEGSCYRCTLPFSIVLLMIGTAVTAVAYSFNPHGSIISILGLVLLSSSLLLLLLGLAALRWKLRQGKKMDRHSASQCNLVESLRPN; from the coding sequence ATGAGTGCTGAGTGTGCAGCGAGGACAAACTCCATCTTAGACCAACATCTGGAGCTGACAAACATCACTGGAGGAACAGAGGGCTCCTGCTATCGTTGTACTTTACCATTCAGCATTGTGCTCCTGATGATTGGCACTGCAGTTACAGCCGTAGCCTACAGCTTCAACCCCCATGGTTCCATCATTTCCATCCTGGGGCTGGTGCTGCTATCCAGCAGTCTCCTGCTGCTGTTGCTCGGCCTCGCTGCACTGCGCTGGAAACTCAGACAGGGcaaaaaaatggacagacattcaGCAAGTCAGTGCAATCTAGTGGAGAGCCTGAGACccaactga